In Tursiops truncatus isolate mTurTru1 chromosome 19, mTurTru1.mat.Y, whole genome shotgun sequence, a genomic segment contains:
- the MON1B gene encoding vacuolar fusion protein MON1 homolog B isoform X1, translated as MEAGGSTAAPAPGDAEDLEEMRFPSGEARDGGGICRDLPGTGDASVEKTGSETKDQPPGLLLQSEAPSCTYGLWGPAASENSPVGGPESGSGGQGGDPSDEDWRSKRKHVFVLSEAGKPIYSRYGSVEALSTTMGVMTALVSFVQSAGDAIRAIYAEDHKLVFLQQGPLLLVAVSRTPQSVAQLRGELMAVHAQIVSTLTRASVARIFARKQNYDLRRLLAGSERTLDRLLDSVERDPGALLLGAVRCVPLARPLRDALGALLRRCTAPGLALSVLAVGGRLVTAAQERTVLAECRLDPADLQLLLDWVGAPAFAAGEAWAPVCLPRFNPDGFFYAYVARLDALPVCLLLLGTDPEAFHDMATCRRLVEDGMHSLGAMRTLREAASFSNTPSAGASAYSVQAVEAAGLRHFLYKPLDIPDHHRQLPQFTSPELEAPYSRQEERQRLSDLYHRLHARLHNTSRPLRLIYHVAEKETLLAWVTSKFELYTCLSPLVTKAGAILVVTKLLRWVKKEEDRLFIRYPPKYSTPPAAPAAFADQASHNGLFTGP; from the exons ATGGAGGCCGGAGGAAGCACTGCTGCCCCAGCCCCCGGGGACGCGGAGGACTTGGAGGAGATGCGGTTCCCCAGTGGGGAGGCTAGAGACGGTGGAGGGATTTGCAGGGACCTACCCGGTACTGGAGATGCGAGCGTGGAGAAAACAG GATCCGAGACCAAGGACCAGCCACCCGGCCTGCTGCTCCAGTCCGAGGCTCCATCATGCACCTATGGGCTCTGGGGTCCGGCAGCCTCTGAGAACAGTCCCGTGGGCGGCCCTGAGAGTGGCTCAGGGGGCCAGGGCGGGGACCCCAGTGACGAGGACTGGCGCAGCAAGCGGAAGCACGTGTTTGTGCTGAGTGAGGCTGGCAAGCCCATCTACTCGCGGTATGGTAGCGTGGAGGCATTGTCAACTACCATGGGTGTGATGACAGCTCTCGTGTCCTTTGTGCAGAGTGCAGGAGATGCCATTCGCGCCATCTATGCTG aggACCACAAGCTGGTGTTCCTGCAGCAGGGCCCACTGCTGCTGGTGGCCGTGTCAAGGACGCCTCAGTCAGTAGCACAGCTGCGGGGGGAGCTTATGGCCGTGCACGCACAGATCGTGAGCACCCTGACGCGTGCCAGCGTGGCCCGCATCTTCGCGCGCAAGCAGAACTACGACCTCCGCCGCCTGCTGGCCGGCTCGGAGCGCACTCTAGACCGGCTTCTGGACAGTGTGGAGCGGGACCCGGGTGCCCTGCTGCTGGGCGCCGTGCGCTGCGTCCCTCTCGCTCGCCCGCTGCGGGATGCGCTGGGTGCGCTGCTCCGACGTTGCACGGCGCCTGGCCTGGCCCTCTCAGTGCTGGCGGTTGGCGGTCGCCTGGTGACAGCAGCCCAGGAGCGGACTGTGCTGGCCGAGTGCCGGCTGGACCCAGCCGACCTGCAGTTGCTGCTGGACTGGGTGGGGGCACCGGCCTTTGCAGCGGGCGAGGCCTGGGCGCCTGTGTGCCTGCCCCGCTTCAATCCCGATGGTTTCTTTTACGCCTACGTGGCCCGCCTGGACGCCTTGCCTGTCTGCCTGCTGCTGCTCGGCACCGACCCCGAGGCCTTCCACGACATGGCCACCTGCCGGCGCCTGGTCGAGGACGGCATGCACTCCCTTGGGGCCATGCGCACCCTCAGGGAAGCTGCCAGCTTCTCCAACACCCCATCGGCCGGTGCCTCGGCCTACAGTGTGCAGGCTGTGGAGGCCGCCGGCCTCCGGCACTTCCTCTATAAGCCGCTGGACATCCCCGACCATCACCGCCAGCTGCCCCAGTTTACCAG CCCCGAGCTGGAGGCCCCATACAGCAGACAGGAGGAGCGACAGCGCCTGTCCGACCTGTACCACCGCCTGCACGCGCGCCTCCACAACACCTCCCGGCCCCTGCGCCTCATTTACCACGTGGCTGAGAAGGAGACGCTGCTGGCCTGG GTGACCTCCAAATTTGAGCTGTACACCTGCCTCAGCCCCCTGGTGACCAAGGCAGGTGCCATCCTCGTAGTGACCAAACTCCTGCGTTGGGTGAAGAAAGAGGAGGATCGTCTGTTCATTCGTTACCCACCCAAGTACTCCACACCCCCAGCAGCCCCAGCTGCCTTCGCGGACCAAGCTTCCCATAACGGCCTGTTTACTGGACCTTGA
- the MON1B gene encoding vacuolar fusion protein MON1 homolog B isoform X2 → MEAGGSTAAPAPGDAEDLEEMRFPSGEARDGGGICRDLPGTGDASVEKTEDHKLVFLQQGPLLLVAVSRTPQSVAQLRGELMAVHAQIVSTLTRASVARIFARKQNYDLRRLLAGSERTLDRLLDSVERDPGALLLGAVRCVPLARPLRDALGALLRRCTAPGLALSVLAVGGRLVTAAQERTVLAECRLDPADLQLLLDWVGAPAFAAGEAWAPVCLPRFNPDGFFYAYVARLDALPVCLLLLGTDPEAFHDMATCRRLVEDGMHSLGAMRTLREAASFSNTPSAGASAYSVQAVEAAGLRHFLYKPLDIPDHHRQLPQFTSPELEAPYSRQEERQRLSDLYHRLHARLHNTSRPLRLIYHVAEKETLLAWVTSKFELYTCLSPLVTKAGAILVVTKLLRWVKKEEDRLFIRYPPKYSTPPAAPAAFADQASHNGLFTGP, encoded by the exons ATGGAGGCCGGAGGAAGCACTGCTGCCCCAGCCCCCGGGGACGCGGAGGACTTGGAGGAGATGCGGTTCCCCAGTGGGGAGGCTAGAGACGGTGGAGGGATTTGCAGGGACCTACCCGGTACTGGAGATGCGAGCGTGGAGAAAACAG aggACCACAAGCTGGTGTTCCTGCAGCAGGGCCCACTGCTGCTGGTGGCCGTGTCAAGGACGCCTCAGTCAGTAGCACAGCTGCGGGGGGAGCTTATGGCCGTGCACGCACAGATCGTGAGCACCCTGACGCGTGCCAGCGTGGCCCGCATCTTCGCGCGCAAGCAGAACTACGACCTCCGCCGCCTGCTGGCCGGCTCGGAGCGCACTCTAGACCGGCTTCTGGACAGTGTGGAGCGGGACCCGGGTGCCCTGCTGCTGGGCGCCGTGCGCTGCGTCCCTCTCGCTCGCCCGCTGCGGGATGCGCTGGGTGCGCTGCTCCGACGTTGCACGGCGCCTGGCCTGGCCCTCTCAGTGCTGGCGGTTGGCGGTCGCCTGGTGACAGCAGCCCAGGAGCGGACTGTGCTGGCCGAGTGCCGGCTGGACCCAGCCGACCTGCAGTTGCTGCTGGACTGGGTGGGGGCACCGGCCTTTGCAGCGGGCGAGGCCTGGGCGCCTGTGTGCCTGCCCCGCTTCAATCCCGATGGTTTCTTTTACGCCTACGTGGCCCGCCTGGACGCCTTGCCTGTCTGCCTGCTGCTGCTCGGCACCGACCCCGAGGCCTTCCACGACATGGCCACCTGCCGGCGCCTGGTCGAGGACGGCATGCACTCCCTTGGGGCCATGCGCACCCTCAGGGAAGCTGCCAGCTTCTCCAACACCCCATCGGCCGGTGCCTCGGCCTACAGTGTGCAGGCTGTGGAGGCCGCCGGCCTCCGGCACTTCCTCTATAAGCCGCTGGACATCCCCGACCATCACCGCCAGCTGCCCCAGTTTACCAG CCCCGAGCTGGAGGCCCCATACAGCAGACAGGAGGAGCGACAGCGCCTGTCCGACCTGTACCACCGCCTGCACGCGCGCCTCCACAACACCTCCCGGCCCCTGCGCCTCATTTACCACGTGGCTGAGAAGGAGACGCTGCTGGCCTGG GTGACCTCCAAATTTGAGCTGTACACCTGCCTCAGCCCCCTGGTGACCAAGGCAGGTGCCATCCTCGTAGTGACCAAACTCCTGCGTTGGGTGAAGAAAGAGGAGGATCGTCTGTTCATTCGTTACCCACCCAAGTACTCCACACCCCCAGCAGCCCCAGCTGCCTTCGCGGACCAAGCTTCCCATAACGGCCTGTTTACTGGACCTTGA